In a single window of the Thermodesulfobacteriota bacterium genome:
- the mnmE gene encoding tRNA uridine-5-carboxymethylaminomethyl(34) synthesis GTPase MnmE, whose product MENTTIAAIATPVAAGGVGVIRVSGPRAMDILVHVFRQIPATGQNGKKTAAVPVIAENLTSHRFYHGFITDGDQPLDEVLVVFMRGPRSYTGEDVVEIHAHSGPLVLRTILQLLLNSGARLAEPGEFTRRAVINGRMDLTQAEAVADIIEARSIQSLSSAVYQATGMMRREIEALLNELTGILAELEAAIDFSDQVPVPVCLADVQRRLKTTVAGPIRRLISRHDEYVWLKTGVTVALAGIPNVGKSTLLNSLLDRPRAIVSAIPGTTRDFIEETVLLEGIPFVFTDTAGLRRSATDEVEKIGIQRTRDILSQADTVVFMVDADTGVLPEELTLLETLKPCNVILVANKGDLPGARTFSFPPEWKEAFPGVIISALTGEGLPVLKEMLVARYRKRLDRQEGDVLIPNLRQKIALEESLEAVSSALGAIDSHYPEDLVAIDLRRAVDALYKVTGRNTGWDVLDDIFNRFCVGK is encoded by the coding sequence ATGGAAAACACCACCATCGCCGCCATTGCCACGCCCGTCGCCGCGGGAGGCGTGGGGGTTATACGGGTGTCCGGACCGCGGGCGATGGATATTCTTGTCCATGTATTCCGCCAAATTCCAGCGACCGGTCAGAACGGAAAAAAGACGGCCGCGGTTCCTGTGATTGCCGAAAACCTGACCTCCCACCGGTTTTATCACGGCTTTATTACGGATGGTGATCAGCCGCTGGACGAAGTGCTGGTGGTTTTCATGCGGGGCCCCCGATCCTATACCGGAGAGGATGTGGTCGAAATCCATGCCCACAGCGGGCCCCTGGTGCTGCGCACTATTCTTCAGCTGCTGCTCAACTCCGGTGCCAGGCTGGCCGAGCCTGGTGAATTTACCCGCCGGGCGGTGATAAACGGCAGAATGGATCTGACCCAGGCGGAAGCAGTGGCCGATATCATTGAGGCCCGATCGATCCAGTCGCTTTCTTCCGCTGTTTATCAGGCCACCGGAATGATGCGGCGGGAGATCGAGGCCCTTTTAAATGAGTTGACCGGTATTCTGGCGGAGCTCGAGGCGGCCATTGATTTTTCGGATCAGGTACCGGTCCCGGTATGCCTGGCAGATGTTCAGCGCCGCCTGAAAACAACTGTCGCCGGCCCCATTCGGCGGTTGATCAGCCGGCATGACGAATATGTATGGCTGAAAACCGGTGTGACGGTTGCCTTGGCAGGGATTCCCAATGTCGGAAAATCCACCCTGCTAAATAGCCTTTTGGACCGGCCCCGGGCAATTGTTTCCGCCATACCGGGAACAACCCGGGACTTTATTGAAGAAACGGTTTTGCTGGAAGGGATTCCTTTTGTTTTCACGGATACGGCCGGGTTGAGACGGTCGGCGACTGATGAAGTTGAAAAAATCGGGATCCAGCGGACCCGCGATATTCTTTCACAGGCAGATACCGTTGTTTTCATGGTGGATGCGGATACAGGCGTGTTACCGGAAGAGCTGACGCTGCTGGAGACACTGAAACCGTGCAACGTCATTCTTGTGGCCAACAAGGGCGATCTTCCCGGAGCCAGAACCTTTTCGTTCCCTCCGGAATGGAAGGAGGCTTTTCCCGGTGTTATTATTTCCGCTTTGACGGGAGAAGGACTCCCTGTGCTGAAAGAAATGCTGGTGGCCAGGTATCGGAAGCGGCTTGACAGGCAGGAGGGCGATGTCTTGATTCCCAACCTTCGCCAGAAAATTGCCCTGGAGGAATCTCTTGAGGCGGTTTCTTCCGCCCTGGGCGCCATCGACAGCCATTATCCGGAAGATCTGGTCGCGATAGATTTACGAAGGGCCGTTGATGCGTTATACAAAGTAACCGGCCGCAACACCGGGTGGGACGTTCTGGATGATATTTTTAACCGGTTCTGTGTCGGAAAATAA
- a CDS encoding YkgJ family cysteine cluster protein — translation MDFDLTPYFKKYEALAKQADQIFDRVKNEYPACVNCKKGCTDCCYALFDLTLVEALYINHHFKKTFGADAELMEKANKADRAIFRLKKRAYRDVKENNKDEVAVLYELGRERIRCPFLNERELCALYEHRPITCRLYGIPTAIQGMGHTCGKSGFNEGEKYPMVNMDRIFDQLKAISSEIVADIKTPHTRLDELLVPLSMAILTDYDDVFFGFAEEKEKEEEKGQS, via the coding sequence ATGGATTTTGATTTGACGCCATATTTTAAGAAATATGAAGCGCTGGCCAAACAGGCGGACCAGATTTTTGATCGAGTAAAAAACGAGTATCCCGCCTGCGTCAACTGCAAAAAAGGATGCACCGACTGTTGTTATGCCCTTTTTGACCTTACCCTGGTGGAGGCCCTCTATATTAACCACCATTTTAAAAAAACTTTCGGGGCCGACGCGGAACTGATGGAAAAGGCAAATAAAGCGGACCGGGCGATTTTTCGCCTAAAAAAAAGGGCCTACCGGGACGTGAAAGAAAACAACAAGGACGAAGTGGCGGTTTTATACGAACTGGGACGGGAGCGGATTCGCTGTCCGTTTCTCAACGAAAGAGAGCTGTGCGCTCTGTATGAACACCGGCCGATTACCTGCCGGCTGTATGGAATTCCCACCGCTATTCAGGGCATGGGGCACACGTGCGGAAAAAGCGGATTCAATGAAGGCGAAAAATATCCCATGGTCAATATGGACAGGATTTTTGATCAACTGAAGGCCATTTCCTCGGAAATCGTTGCCGATATCAAAACGCCGCACACGCGGCTGGACGAATTGCTGGTACCCTTGTCCATGGCGATTCTGACCGATTATGATGACGTTTTCTTCGGATTTGCCGAAGAAAAGGAAAAAGAAGAAGAAAAAGGGCAGTCGTAA
- a CDS encoding 50S ribosomal protein L11 methyltransferase: MRRFAEPNFLEEITKEILSLLESSHGRIACCQAVKLAADKSGANIRTAGAVINRLVTAGNFRYVYEYGQSYLEKSFAGLVRLSDKVMVAPPGYDVAIPVGMVMLRINPGAAFGDCRHPTTRLSVRAVDFVFAGGRGGRYGLDIGTGSGILAMAAAALGMSRVLATDIDSCARQEARENIRINRLANRIEVSDQPLEKISGRFDLTIANLRPPTLIRYAKRIAAKTEPGGAAVLSGMKEEEVAGVLAAFQPFFDVVWNATEGGWCAVVLQRKEENNGN; encoded by the coding sequence GTGCGACGCTTCGCTGAACCAAATTTTTTAGAAGAAATCACCAAAGAGATCCTTTCCCTCCTGGAATCTTCCCACGGCCGTATTGCCTGTTGCCAGGCGGTGAAACTGGCGGCGGACAAATCAGGCGCAAATATCCGGACGGCCGGGGCGGTCATTAACCGCCTGGTTACCGCTGGTAATTTTCGCTATGTTTATGAATATGGCCAGAGCTACCTTGAAAAAAGCTTTGCCGGTCTGGTTCGCCTGTCCGACAAGGTTATGGTCGCTCCTCCGGGGTATGATGTTGCAATTCCGGTAGGGATGGTTATGTTACGAATCAACCCGGGCGCCGCTTTTGGTGACTGCCGCCACCCGACCACGCGCCTGTCCGTCCGGGCCGTTGATTTTGTCTTTGCGGGCGGCCGGGGCGGCCGCTACGGTCTGGATATCGGCACCGGCTCGGGTATTCTGGCCATGGCCGCGGCGGCTTTGGGAATGAGCCGGGTTCTGGCAACTGACATCGATTCCTGCGCCAGACAAGAGGCAAGAGAGAATATACGGATAAACCGGCTGGCTAACAGGATTGAAGTAAGCGACCAGCCTTTGGAAAAAATATCCGGACGGTTTGATTTAACGATAGCAAACTTAAGACCGCCGACACTGATCCGATACGCAAAGCGTATCGCCGCGAAGACGGAACCGGGCGGTGCTGCTGTGCTTTCCGGCATGAAGGAAGAAGAGGTTGCCGGGGTGCTGGCGGCGTTTCAGCCGTTTTTTGACGTTGTCTGGAACGCGACGGAAGGTGGATGGTGTGCTGTCGTTCTGCAAAGAAAAGAGGAAAATAATGGTAATTGA
- a CDS encoding zinc ribbon domain-containing protein — translation MVIETKEQFLEKMLARKRPQCPACHQDMEIWEIPPMTFSDGLGWGVPYLFVCFNEECPTYKQGWDHFGGSYGHTASCRNVCYPDSDTFECMPVFSPQGGTGQIVTEDVLAEEDRIREATKQGFYLLAGFYTEKRWIEVLRLLVDVAQPARVRLKAAEMMGDIGDPEAVEPLRNFTSGNNAIDTKVGQSIDKIHERNFTMDCPYCAEIIKKRAKVCKHCGKELGQS, via the coding sequence ATGGTAATTGAGACCAAAGAACAGTTTCTGGAAAAAATGCTGGCCCGCAAAAGGCCCCAATGTCCGGCCTGTCATCAGGATATGGAAATATGGGAAATCCCCCCCATGACCTTCAGCGACGGACTGGGGTGGGGCGTGCCATATCTGTTTGTCTGCTTCAATGAAGAGTGTCCTACTTATAAGCAGGGCTGGGATCATTTCGGCGGATCGTATGGACACACCGCCTCCTGCCGGAATGTCTGTTATCCGGACTCGGACACGTTTGAGTGTATGCCGGTCTTCAGCCCCCAGGGCGGGACCGGTCAGATCGTGACCGAAGACGTGCTGGCCGAGGAAGACCGCATCCGGGAGGCGACCAAACAGGGATTTTATCTGCTGGCCGGGTTTTACACGGAAAAGCGCTGGATAGAGGTGCTGCGGCTGCTGGTGGATGTGGCCCAGCCCGCCCGTGTCCGGCTCAAGGCCGCGGAAATGATGGGAGACATCGGGGATCCGGAAGCCGTTGAGCCGTTACGCAATTTTACCAGCGGCAACAACGCCATCGATACCAAGGTCGGTCAGTCCATTGACAAAATTCACGAGCGGAATTTTACCATGGACTGCCCGTATTGCGCCGAAATCATCAAAAAGCGGGCCAAGGTGTGCAAGCACTGCGGTAAGGAATTAGGGCAGAGCTGA
- the gpmI gene encoding 2,3-bisphosphoglycerate-independent phosphoglycerate mutase, giving the protein MLKTKRPLMLMILDGWGINPSREGNAIAAARTPNLDRLFSEYAHTQLLCSGEAVGLPEGYMGNSEVGHLNLGAGRVVYQDLMRINLSIRDGSFFNNRVFGSLMDSIKARNTSLHLMGLLSDGGVHSHVDHLQALVKMAAARKIPVLIHAILDGRDTPPDSGKTYLANLQEFLASFPQARIATICGRFYAMDRDTRWDRTEKAFRLYTTGEGIVESDPVTAIANAYNRGETDEFVVPVTIPGASSSPAGVLAEKDGLIFFNFRSDRARQIVRAFTEKEFSGFSRAVIPRLCDLVCMTQYDKTMALPVAFPPVYLTHTLGETMAHLNYAQLRIAETEKYAHVTYFFNGGVETPFAGEERVLIPSPRDVATYDLKPEMSAAAVAGALVEQIRQDKHDLIVVNFANLDMVGHTGVFEAAVTACEEVDRCVGMVMSEFSAKNGIALITADHGNAEQMMDENGAPHTAHTVNPVPLILVDDSRKKAVLRKGRLGDIAPTILSLMDLAKPAEMTGASLIE; this is encoded by the coding sequence TGCTCTGTTCCGGAGAGGCGGTCGGCCTGCCCGAGGGTTATATGGGCAACTCCGAGGTCGGTCATCTCAATCTCGGCGCGGGTAGAGTGGTTTACCAGGACCTGATGCGCATCAACCTGTCCATACGGGACGGTTCTTTTTTCAACAACCGGGTCTTCGGTTCCTTAATGGACTCCATTAAAGCCCGGAACACCTCTCTCCATCTGATGGGCCTGCTTTCCGACGGCGGGGTTCACAGCCACGTGGACCATCTTCAGGCGCTGGTGAAAATGGCCGCGGCAAGAAAAATACCGGTTCTTATCCACGCCATCCTGGACGGCCGGGATACCCCGCCGGACAGCGGCAAAACCTACCTGGCCAACCTGCAGGAATTTCTGGCGTCTTTCCCCCAGGCCCGGATCGCCACCATCTGCGGCCGCTTTTACGCCATGGACCGTGATACCCGCTGGGACCGCACGGAAAAAGCCTTTCGGCTCTATACCACCGGAGAAGGAATAGTCGAATCCGATCCGGTAACCGCCATTGCAAACGCCTACAACCGGGGTGAAACCGACGAGTTTGTCGTCCCGGTGACCATCCCCGGCGCCTCGAGTTCTCCCGCCGGTGTTCTGGCCGAAAAAGACGGTCTGATCTTCTTTAATTTCCGTTCCGACCGGGCCCGGCAGATTGTCCGCGCCTTTACAGAAAAAGAATTCTCCGGATTTTCTCGGGCGGTTATCCCCCGGCTTTGCGACCTGGTCTGCATGACTCAGTATGATAAAACCATGGCCCTGCCGGTGGCCTTTCCGCCGGTTTATCTCACCCACACCCTGGGTGAAACCATGGCCCATTTAAACTATGCCCAGTTGCGCATCGCGGAAACGGAAAAATACGCCCATGTCACCTATTTTTTCAACGGCGGCGTGGAAACCCCGTTTGCCGGGGAAGAACGGGTTCTGATCCCCTCCCCCCGGGACGTCGCCACCTATGATCTGAAACCGGAGATGAGCGCCGCGGCCGTGGCCGGAGCCCTGGTGGAGCAGATCAGGCAGGACAAACACGACCTGATCGTCGTCAATTTCGCCAACCTGGACATGGTCGGGCATACCGGCGTCTTTGAGGCCGCCGTGACCGCCTGCGAAGAAGTGGACCGATGCGTGGGAATGGTGATGAGCGAGTTTTCCGCAAAAAACGGCATCGCCCTGATCACCGCCGATCACGGCAACGCCGAACAGATGATGGACGAGAACGGCGCGCCCCACACGGCCCACACCGTCAATCCGGTGCCGCTGATTCTGGTGGACGACAGCCGTAAAAAAGCGGTTTTACGGAAAGGACGGCTTGGCGATATCGCACCGACGATCCTGTCTCTCATGGATCTCGCCAAGCCGGCGGAAATGACCGGGGCCTCCCTGATCGAATAA